A region from the Mucilaginibacter sp. CSA2-8R genome encodes:
- a CDS encoding DUF475 domain-containing protein codes for MDFIHKLLGDDIQAGLLIILNLIVIESLLSVDNAAVLATMVIDLPKEQRNKALRYGIIGAYVFRGICLFLASWLVKVWWLKPLGGLYLLYLAFNYFKGKTAGGDSEEESVNKDESWIYKSTVGLIGNFWATVALVEIMDLAFSIDNVFAAVAFTDHVFLIYTGVFIGILAMRFVAQGFVKLMEKFTFLETIAFIVIGVLGIKLAASVYTHFFPHTPLAEIIDGEKTDLFVSLFTVGIFVIPVLTSLLFNFPKRHDGDADVAETAENVLKDQ; via the coding sequence ATGGACTTTATTCACAAATTACTGGGCGACGACATACAGGCAGGCCTGCTGATTATTTTAAACCTTATTGTTATCGAAAGCTTGCTTTCGGTTGATAACGCAGCCGTGCTGGCCACCATGGTAATCGACCTGCCTAAAGAACAACGCAATAAAGCGCTACGTTACGGTATCATCGGCGCGTACGTTTTTCGGGGTATCTGTTTGTTTTTGGCCTCATGGCTGGTAAAGGTTTGGTGGTTAAAACCACTCGGAGGTTTATACCTGCTTTACCTTGCTTTTAACTATTTTAAAGGCAAAACTGCAGGCGGAGACTCCGAAGAAGAATCAGTTAATAAAGATGAAAGCTGGATCTACAAGTCGACTGTTGGCCTTATAGGCAATTTTTGGGCTACTGTAGCATTAGTCGAAATAATGGACTTAGCATTTTCCATAGATAATGTGTTTGCAGCTGTTGCCTTTACCGACCATGTATTTCTGATTTACACGGGCGTATTCATCGGCATCCTGGCCATGCGTTTTGTAGCGCAGGGTTTTGTGAAGCTAATGGAGAAGTTTACTTTTTTGGAGACGATTGCCTTTATTGTGATTGGCGTATTGGGTATAAAACTGGCAGCTTCGGTATATACCCATTTTTTCCCGCACACACCATTAGCCGAAATTATTGATGGCGAAAAAACCGACCTTTTTGTGTCTTTGTTTACCGTAGGTATTTTTGTTATTCCGGTGCTAACATCCCTCCTTTTTAACTTCCCGAAACGCCATGACGGAGACGCGGATGTTGCCGAAACAGCAGAAAACGTTTTGAAAGACCAATAA
- a CDS encoding toxic anion resistance protein, producing MDNNTSLPAVPELNTNGAKIDKDGNVNLSQVTTEDVKKYEAVNQSLNPADVNSILNYGANVQNSMEKYSNQFLASVRTYNSGEVGTLVNELLTELNYIDIDELNQSGFSKFLSGIPFLKKMVFDVQKLFQKYDTVVNNIDKIVNKVKAGRINSIKDNASLQTMFDSNVTYIKQMEELIIAGQVKHQQLSEQLAAMDANPNAYQDYEIADMRDFVNRLDKRLADLKVVRFIMLQSLAQIRVVQNNNTSIAEKAQSIVSTTIPVWKNQLTIAVALHRQKQNVEMQKKISDTTNTILQKNAELLKQNSIDVARENEKTVVSIDTLKRTTQSLIETLNEVKQIHEQGAQNRKTLNTELENLETELKKNVTNRG from the coding sequence ATGGATAATAATACTTCGCTGCCGGCAGTACCCGAACTGAATACTAACGGCGCCAAGATAGACAAAGACGGCAACGTAAACCTGAGCCAAGTTACTACCGAGGATGTCAAAAAATATGAAGCCGTTAACCAATCGCTTAACCCTGCCGATGTAAACTCGATACTGAACTATGGTGCTAATGTACAAAACTCGATGGAGAAGTACAGCAACCAGTTTCTGGCTTCGGTGCGTACCTATAATTCGGGCGAGGTAGGTACACTGGTGAATGAACTGCTTACAGAGTTAAATTACATCGACATTGATGAGTTGAACCAAAGCGGTTTCAGCAAGTTTTTATCGGGGATTCCGTTTTTAAAGAAAATGGTATTTGACGTGCAGAAGCTTTTCCAGAAGTATGATACGGTTGTTAATAACATAGATAAAATTGTAAACAAGGTAAAAGCCGGCCGTATCAATTCCATTAAAGATAATGCCTCGCTGCAAACCATGTTTGATAGTAATGTTACCTACATCAAACAAATGGAAGAGCTGATTATTGCCGGTCAGGTTAAACATCAGCAATTGAGCGAACAGCTGGCTGCCATGGATGCCAATCCTAACGCCTACCAGGATTATGAGATTGCCGATATGCGCGATTTTGTAAACCGCCTGGACAAGCGCCTGGCCGATTTAAAAGTAGTTAGGTTTATTATGCTGCAATCGCTGGCGCAAATAAGGGTGGTGCAAAATAACAATACTTCGATTGCCGAAAAGGCCCAGTCGATTGTGTCAACCACCATTCCGGTTTGGAAAAACCAGCTAACTATTGCGGTGGCACTGCACAGGCAAAAGCAAAATGTGGAGATGCAGAAAAAGATCTCGGACACCACCAACACCATTTTGCAAAAGAATGCTGAGTTATTAAAGCAAAACAGCATTGATGTTGCCCGCGAAAACGAGAAAACTGTAGTATCTATTGATACGCTGAAACGCACTACACAATCGCTGATTGAAACCCTGAACGAGGTAAAACAAATACACGAGCAAGGTGCACAAAACCGCAAAACCTTAAATACTGAACTGGAAAACCTGGAAACAGAGTTAAAAAAGAACGTAACTAACCGGGGCTGA
- a CDS encoding TerD family protein: MAINLEKGQRISLEKTNGSKLQNICVGINWGAIEKKGLFGLSTTKEAVDLDASCALFNAAKQPEEVVYFGNLKSKNGAVKHSGDDLVGDMNGNDGIDNEVITLDFSQLSDSTQYAAFVLNSFRGQDFAKIPFASIRIYEGTPNRVNEVFAKYDIANGAHFAGHVSMVMGVFYKRNGEWKFNAIGEPTQDKKLQETVNTVMQKYL; the protein is encoded by the coding sequence ATGGCAATTAATCTGGAAAAAGGGCAACGCATCAGCCTAGAAAAAACTAACGGCAGCAAGCTTCAAAATATTTGTGTAGGCATTAACTGGGGCGCCATCGAAAAAAAGGGATTGTTCGGTTTAAGCACCACCAAAGAAGCGGTTGACCTTGATGCCAGCTGTGCCCTTTTTAACGCAGCTAAACAACCCGAAGAGGTAGTTTACTTTGGTAACCTGAAATCAAAAAATGGTGCTGTAAAGCACAGCGGAGATGATTTGGTAGGCGACATGAACGGCAACGACGGCATCGACAATGAAGTGATCACGCTTGATTTCTCGCAACTAAGCGACAGCACACAATACGCTGCCTTTGTTTTAAACAGTTTCCGGGGGCAGGATTTTGCTAAAATACCCTTTGCGTCAATCAGAATATATGAAGGCACACCTAACCGTGTGAACGAGGTTTTTGCCAAGTATGATATTGCGAACGGCGCACATTTTGCCGGCCACGTATCTATGGTGATGGGGGTATTTTACAAACGCAACGGCGAGTGGAAGTTTAATGCCATTGGTGAGCCAACGCAGGACAAAAAACTGCAGGAAACCGTTAACACCGTAATGCAAAAATATTTGTAA
- a CDS encoding TerD family protein, producing the protein MAINLQKGQREAINAPKFVIGLGWDTNSTSTGGSFDLDASVFILGENKKILSDEHFIFYNNLKSPDQAVEHAGDNLTGAGDGDDEQIHIDLSKIDPRATEICVVVTIHDAENRRQNFGQVRNSFMRIFDAGSGADLLKYELEEDFSIETAVEFGRIYKRNSEWKFEAIGAGMKGGLQDYLNKYN; encoded by the coding sequence ATGGCAATTAATTTGCAAAAAGGCCAGCGCGAAGCTATCAACGCACCCAAATTTGTAATTGGCTTAGGCTGGGATACCAACAGCACATCAACCGGCGGCAGCTTTGACCTGGATGCTTCCGTATTTATCCTGGGCGAAAACAAAAAGATTTTATCTGATGAGCACTTTATATTTTACAACAACCTGAAATCGCCCGACCAGGCCGTAGAGCATGCCGGTGATAACCTTACCGGTGCCGGCGATGGCGACGACGAGCAAATTCATATTGATTTATCGAAGATAGACCCACGGGCTACTGAAATTTGTGTGGTAGTAACCATTCATGATGCTGAAAACCGCCGTCAAAATTTTGGCCAGGTACGTAATTCGTTTATGCGCATATTTGATGCCGGCAGCGGTGCTGACTTGTTAAAATATGAACTAGAAGAAGATTTTTCGATTGAGACAGCCGTTGAATTTGGCCGTATTTACAAACGTAATAGCGAGTGGAAATTTGAAGCTATCGGCGCGGGCATGAAAGGCGGCCTGCAAGATTATTTAAACAAATACAACTAA
- a CDS encoding phosphoribosyltransferase family protein, whose protein sequence is MNHHTYSLHKINSSNSFGFSATDYSRFKFGDNAVSAKFGRALAKGFINEVIAAMPKAAQLVVISSPYSYIPTATFAMKNYFVAQLNRWLADNEWPVLQEAKVHRTVTYKEDYGALDAEQRLKLISNDSFHIDAAFLQGKVLLFLDDIKITGSHERMITNMINTFNLTNDVHMLYFAELVNNTIHPNIENDLNYHEVKSIFDLEQIINSGNFCINTRIVKYILNSDHHDFSLFICYQTNEFNNHLYDMALGNGYHIIEAYSQNLNHLKSYIFINQPKLVQHGN, encoded by the coding sequence ATGAACCATCACACATATTCCCTTCATAAAATTAATAGCAGTAACAGCTTTGGTTTTAGCGCGACAGATTACAGTCGTTTCAAATTTGGCGATAACGCTGTATCCGCAAAATTTGGCAGGGCACTGGCTAAAGGCTTCATCAACGAAGTGATTGCTGCTATGCCCAAGGCGGCACAATTAGTAGTAATCAGCAGCCCTTACTCCTACATACCTACGGCTACCTTTGCCATGAAAAATTATTTTGTGGCGCAACTTAACCGGTGGCTGGCCGACAATGAATGGCCGGTATTACAAGAAGCCAAGGTGCACCGAACCGTAACTTATAAAGAAGATTATGGTGCGCTGGATGCCGAGCAGCGTTTAAAACTCATCAGCAATGACTCGTTTCATATTGATGCCGCATTTTTGCAGGGTAAAGTATTGCTGTTTTTGGACGACATTAAAATAACCGGCAGCCACGAGCGCATGATTACCAACATGATCAATACTTTTAATTTGACCAACGACGTTCACATGCTATATTTTGCCGAATTAGTGAACAACACCATCCACCCCAACATCGAAAACGATCTGAACTATCACGAAGTAAAGTCTATTTTCGACCTGGAGCAGATTATCAACAGCGGAAATTTTTGCATCAATACCCGCATTGTAAAATATATTTTAAACAGCGACCATCACGATTTCAGCCTGTTTATTTGCTATCAAACAAACGAATTTAATAACCATCTTTACGATATGGCTTTGGGAAACGGCTACCACATTATAGAAGCGTATAGCCAAAACCTGAATCATCTTAAAAGTTACATATTTATCAACCAACCAAAACTTGTACAACATGGCAATTAA
- a CDS encoding HAD family hydrolase, which translates to MTGHQHYSFDLWLTLIKSNPLFKKHRSKYFHQHFNFQHISLEDVEQKFRMVDLMCNAINERTGKNIDADEMYLMVISLINNNQINLHDIDIEHLYTHMEALVFDYMPQVYDPDTINLLAILKSRGATTNILSNTGFIKGVTLRKVLQQLALAPYFDFQLYSDEAGMSKPNPAFFELMIIQARQLAHVQLQNITHVGDNPRADIEGALYAGINATLINSNQVSILTLNNHEPSHIFPS; encoded by the coding sequence ATGACCGGCCACCAGCATTACTCGTTCGACCTTTGGTTAACATTGATTAAATCTAACCCGTTGTTTAAAAAGCATCGGAGTAAATACTTTCATCAGCATTTTAACTTTCAGCATATATCGCTCGAAGATGTGGAACAAAAGTTCAGAATGGTAGACTTAATGTGTAATGCCATTAACGAGCGTACCGGCAAAAATATTGATGCCGACGAGATGTACCTGATGGTGATCAGCCTTATAAACAATAACCAGATTAACCTTCACGATATAGACATCGAACATCTTTACACTCACATGGAAGCGTTAGTGTTTGATTATATGCCTCAGGTTTACGACCCGGATACTATTAATCTGCTGGCCATATTAAAAAGCAGGGGGGCAACCACCAACATTTTAAGCAATACCGGTTTTATTAAAGGCGTTACCTTGCGCAAAGTATTACAGCAATTAGCCCTTGCCCCCTACTTTGATTTCCAGCTTTACTCGGACGAAGCCGGTATGTCGAAACCTAACCCAGCTTTTTTTGAATTGATGATAATCCAGGCAAGACAACTTGCTCATGTACAATTGCAGAACATCACGCACGTGGGCGACAATCCTAGGGCGGACATCGAAGGAGCCCTTTATGCCGGCATAAACGCCACACTTATTAACAGTAACCAAGTATCTATCCTAACCTTAAACAATCATGAACCATCACACATATTCCCTTCATAA
- a CDS encoding L,D-transpeptidase family protein: MAQTIYSVNKNKAFNKVTPEGFTPVFQKVLAERKSKLRNPALITSFYEKNEYDPVLVLDHMKGEDLKTLASYLKKSGEHGLDPKMFRADEVNNLVNKFYSKDAIKTTEEAYQNMAELEVMLANSLIDYTNALQYGVISPRKIYARYYTNTLRPDSNSMNKVFAIADMKKFLDSVQPKSPEYIAMQKALMSHAQVAGKTPEETDRILKVNLERLRWKNKPADAKYVIVNIPDYRLDVMENGKSVMNMKVCVGEGRNIDRTDNLIEYDERDKVDRPFSRETPQLNSMIYSVQVNPIWNIPQSIASKEIMVKAASDPYYLANNNIDVYKGGKVVDDPETIDWASANKDDYAFKQRSGEGNALGKIKFLFKNSSSVYLHDTPAKQAFNQSMRAVSHGCVRVERPLDLAHALFGDGNKFQTIKSEMESSEDPKATDLSLPKKMPVYLTYATCWMDNTGTLQFRPDVYGLDIVLFAHLNKYLTA; the protein is encoded by the coding sequence ATGGCTCAAACCATTTACAGTGTAAACAAAAATAAAGCATTTAATAAGGTAACTCCCGAAGGCTTTACACCGGTGTTTCAAAAAGTTTTGGCCGAGAGAAAAAGCAAACTGCGTAACCCGGCACTAATTACAAGCTTTTATGAAAAAAACGAGTATGACCCGGTTTTAGTTTTAGACCACATGAAAGGCGAAGACTTAAAAACACTAGCCAGCTATTTAAAAAAGTCAGGCGAACATGGTCTTGACCCCAAGATGTTCAGAGCTGACGAGGTAAATAATCTGGTAAACAAGTTTTATAGCAAAGATGCCATCAAAACTACTGAAGAAGCTTACCAAAACATGGCCGAGCTGGAAGTAATGCTGGCCAACTCGCTTATTGACTACACCAATGCCTTACAGTACGGCGTAATTAGTCCGCGTAAAATTTACGCCCGCTATTACACCAATACGTTACGCCCAGATAGCAACTCTATGAATAAGGTTTTCGCTATCGCTGATATGAAAAAATTCTTAGATAGCGTTCAGCCAAAAAGCCCAGAATATATTGCAATGCAAAAAGCTTTAATGAGCCATGCGCAGGTAGCAGGTAAAACACCCGAAGAGACTGACCGTATTTTGAAGGTAAACTTGGAGCGCCTGCGCTGGAAAAATAAACCTGCAGATGCTAAATATGTAATTGTTAATATTCCAGATTACCGTTTAGATGTTATGGAGAATGGCAAATCGGTGATGAACATGAAAGTTTGCGTTGGCGAAGGCCGTAACATTGACCGTACAGATAACCTGATAGAGTACGACGAAAGGGATAAAGTAGATCGCCCTTTTTCGCGCGAAACACCGCAGCTTAATAGCATGATTTATTCAGTACAAGTTAACCCTATCTGGAACATTCCGCAAAGTATAGCAAGTAAAGAAATCATGGTGAAAGCAGCAAGTGACCCATATTACTTAGCTAACAATAATATTGATGTATATAAAGGCGGTAAAGTTGTGGATGATCCTGAAACCATAGATTGGGCATCGGCCAACAAAGATGACTACGCATTTAAACAGCGCTCTGGAGAAGGCAATGCTTTGGGCAAAATTAAGTTTTTGTTTAAAAACAGCAGCTCGGTTTACCTGCACGATACGCCGGCTAAACAAGCGTTTAACCAATCAATGCGTGCTGTTAGCCATGGTTGTGTACGGGTCGAACGTCCGTTAGATTTAGCCCATGCCCTTTTTGGCGATGGCAACAAATTTCAGACTATTAAGTCTGAAATGGAAAGCAGCGAAGATCCTAAAGCTACAGATTTGAGTTTGCCTAAAAAGATGCCTGTGTATCTAACCTATGCTACCTGCTGGATGGACAATACAGGTACCCTGCAATTTCGCCCGGACGTTTACGGTTTGGATATTGTGTTGTTTGCACACCTTAATAAATACCTGACTGCCTAA
- a CDS encoding PQQ-dependent sugar dehydrogenase has protein sequence MHEKFSARIVADKLSDPWTVIFGPDNNLWITEARGYRVSRINPANGKKQILLDLNNERNFPRYDRINKASGGKPWPQGGLMGMTLHPQFLTGKPFVYLAYIYRFKGADADGDGCAVNSGGCYFITRLVKYRYNTSKQKLTNPEILCDSIPGSNDHNGGRLLIAQTGSQNYLYYSVGDLGAGQFNNGGRPNHAQDTRYYEGKLLRFNLEADADTGQYDRWIPNDNPFNSSRQNAVWSYGHRNAQGLAYAVVNGKGYIYSSEHGPYSDDEINIIEKGKNYGHPLVIGYADGNYDGLAASVSENQLLPGQWHTTYPLIVNEKENAAMIGLALYRNPIKTLYPNSHTFLTGLFNNIKQNSRKGAEWPSEAPSSIAVYTADAIPGWKNSLLLPTLKGSKLVRLKLNNTGTQVTGDTINYFKGDVRYRDAAISPDGKSIYLAVDSNAISSGPSAQDPHKVSYRGCIIEFRYIGQDKQHSKQPAPSTITDKAIKRKQE, from the coding sequence ATGCACGAAAAATTTTCGGCCCGCATCGTAGCCGACAAATTGAGCGATCCGTGGACAGTTATTTTCGGGCCAGATAATAACTTATGGATAACTGAGGCTCGTGGCTACCGGGTGAGTCGCATCAACCCGGCCAATGGTAAGAAGCAAATTCTGCTCGATTTAAACAACGAACGCAACTTTCCGCGGTACGACCGGATAAACAAAGCAAGTGGTGGCAAGCCCTGGCCACAAGGTGGCCTGATGGGTATGACCCTTCATCCGCAATTTTTAACCGGCAAACCTTTTGTGTACTTAGCTTATATCTATCGGTTTAAAGGTGCAGATGCCGACGGCGACGGCTGCGCCGTTAACAGCGGCGGTTGTTATTTCATAACCCGTTTAGTTAAGTACCGCTATAACACTTCAAAGCAAAAACTTACCAACCCCGAGATTTTGTGTGATAGTATACCTGGCAGTAACGATCACAACGGCGGTCGTTTACTTATTGCGCAAACCGGAAGCCAAAACTATTTATACTATTCGGTTGGTGATTTAGGCGCCGGACAGTTCAACAATGGCGGTCGCCCAAATCACGCGCAAGACACACGTTACTATGAAGGAAAATTGTTACGCTTCAATTTAGAGGCCGATGCAGACACCGGGCAGTATGACCGCTGGATACCGAACGATAACCCATTTAATTCAAGCCGCCAAAACGCGGTATGGAGCTACGGCCACCGCAATGCCCAAGGTTTGGCTTATGCCGTTGTAAACGGCAAGGGCTATATCTATTCGTCCGAGCATGGCCCTTACTCTGATGATGAAATAAATATTATTGAAAAAGGTAAAAACTATGGTCATCCGCTGGTAATAGGTTATGCGGATGGCAACTACGATGGTTTGGCCGCGAGTGTATCTGAAAACCAATTATTACCAGGCCAATGGCATACCACCTATCCATTAATAGTTAATGAAAAAGAAAATGCAGCCATGATAGGCCTGGCACTTTACCGCAACCCTATTAAAACACTATATCCCAACAGCCATACATTTTTAACCGGCCTGTTCAACAACATTAAACAGAACAGCCGAAAGGGCGCCGAGTGGCCATCGGAGGCACCAAGTAGTATTGCAGTTTACACCGCTGATGCAATACCAGGTTGGAAAAACTCACTCTTGCTGCCCACTTTAAAGGGCAGTAAGCTCGTCCGCTTAAAGCTGAACAATACAGGTACACAGGTAACCGGCGATACCATAAACTATTTTAAAGGGGATGTAAGGTATAGGGATGCTGCAATTTCGCCAGACGGAAAATCTATTTACCTTGCAGTAGATAGCAATGCCATATCATCAGGCCCATCAGCGCAAGACCCGCATAAAGTGAGCTACAGAGGTTGTATCATTGAGTTTCGTTACATTGGTCAGGACAAGCAACATTCCAAACAACCGGCGCCATCTACCATTACAGATAAAGCCATTAAACGTAAGCAAGAATAA
- a CDS encoding DinB family protein yields the protein MANLLPEVWLRGPLPEVPALLQPVAHALLQAREEINALMADFDEEMLWTKPAELASAGFHLQHLTGVLDRLFTYARGKMLTPEQLNALHQEGKPLSESGQVQILLNNFNRQVDLALEQLTAENSEILTEVRGVGRAQTPSTVIGLYTHAAEHTMRHVGQLLVTVKILQSGLY from the coding sequence ATGGCAAACCTTTTACCCGAAGTATGGCTACGCGGCCCATTGCCTGAGGTGCCTGCCTTACTGCAACCCGTGGCACATGCATTGCTACAGGCTCGCGAAGAAATTAATGCTTTAATGGCTGATTTTGACGAAGAAATGCTTTGGACAAAGCCGGCTGAATTGGCTTCTGCAGGTTTTCATTTACAGCACTTAACCGGCGTATTAGATCGCCTGTTTACTTATGCCAGAGGGAAAATGCTTACGCCCGAACAGTTAAACGCACTGCATCAAGAGGGTAAGCCTCTGTCTGAAAGTGGTCAGGTACAAATACTGCTCAACAACTTTAACCGTCAGGTAGACTTGGCACTCGAACAATTGACAGCGGAAAATTCGGAAATTCTTACCGAAGTTAGAGGTGTGGGCCGTGCGCAAACACCTTCTACAGTGATAGGCTTGTATACCCATGCTGCCGAACATACCATGAGGCATGTAGGGCAACTATTGGTTACTGTAAAAATTTTACAGTCCGGGTTATATTAA
- a CDS encoding HAD family hydrolase, which translates to MIKALILDLDNTIFPTASITPELFEPLHKLLDEHKDEFGVDKLPEIKKLMAKKAWQKIADQFGFSEELTKKGADILRESTYDKPIEPFGDYDEVRSLSHDKFLVTMGFTKMQQSKVRMLNLESDFKDISINDPEKTEDTKKEIFEEILKKYHYQPKEVLVIGDDPESEIEAGKALGIPTVLYDKKNEFNDNQADHHIHDFSELTKIIGRY; encoded by the coding sequence ATGATTAAAGCATTGATACTTGATTTAGACAATACGATTTTCCCGACAGCGTCTATTACCCCAGAGCTGTTTGAGCCTTTGCATAAACTGCTGGACGAACATAAAGATGAGTTTGGCGTAGACAAACTGCCCGAAATTAAAAAGCTGATGGCAAAAAAAGCATGGCAAAAAATTGCTGACCAGTTTGGCTTTAGCGAAGAGTTAACAAAAAAAGGTGCTGATATACTGCGCGAAAGCACTTATGATAAGCCTATTGAGCCGTTTGGTGACTACGATGAAGTGAGAAGCCTGTCGCATGATAAATTTTTAGTTACCATGGGTTTTACCAAAATGCAGCAGAGCAAAGTACGCATGTTAAATTTAGAAAGTGATTTCAAAGATATCAGCATCAACGACCCGGAAAAAACGGAGGATACCAAGAAAGAAATTTTTGAAGAAATTTTGAAAAAGTATCATTACCAGCCCAAAGAGGTACTGGTAATTGGCGACGACCCGGAATCCGAGATTGAAGCCGGTAAAGCCTTAGGTATACCAACTGTACTGTACGATAAAAAGAACGAATTTAACGACAATCAAGCCGACCACCACATTCATGATTTTTCGGAACTCACTAAAATTATCGGGCGATATTAA
- a CDS encoding MFS transporter, with protein sequence MLASIIHLYKNAYSGLSRHSWYLSLVLLVNRSGTMVIPFMTIYCTQKLHFSIAQAGVIMSMFGVGSLVGAFMGGRITDKYGFYDVQLGALLSGGVLFLILGFQENFWWICAVSFALSACNDAFRPANSTAVAHYSNADNRTRSYSLNRLAVNLGWACGGAAGGFLASINYHLLFWVDGFTNLFSALLLLRLMPRAEAVKSLAQKVKSKVPAASAFKDGIYLWFSLLNVLFAVCFFQLFTMQPVFYKTQWHFSETFIGWLMSLNGLLIIVIEMVLVHKMDGRRHPLMFIAAGVLVTGIGFTLTNLLPAGIATAYLIVFFVTMGEILSMPFMNTFWLSRSNSENTGQYAGIYSMAWSAAQILAPTLGSQLIAYNGYALLWWVLGGICLFSATGYFVLYSLNFKIELG encoded by the coding sequence ATGTTAGCTTCTATTATTCATCTATATAAAAATGCTTACAGCGGCTTATCCAGGCATAGCTGGTATCTTTCATTGGTGCTATTGGTTAACAGAAGCGGCACCATGGTTATCCCATTCATGACTATTTATTGCACACAAAAGCTGCACTTCAGCATTGCGCAGGCAGGTGTTATTATGTCGATGTTTGGTGTAGGTTCGTTGGTGGGCGCTTTCATGGGTGGGCGTATTACCGACAAATATGGGTTTTATGATGTACAACTCGGCGCTTTGTTAAGCGGTGGTGTACTATTTCTAATATTAGGCTTTCAGGAAAATTTTTGGTGGATATGCGCTGTCTCATTTGCTTTAAGCGCCTGTAACGACGCCTTTAGACCAGCAAACTCAACCGCTGTAGCGCATTATAGCAACGCCGACAATCGCACCCGCTCCTACTCGCTCAACCGCTTGGCTGTAAACCTAGGCTGGGCTTGCGGCGGTGCTGCAGGCGGCTTTCTGGCTTCTATCAACTACCATTTGTTGTTTTGGGTTGATGGCTTTACCAACCTATTCTCGGCTTTATTATTACTTAGGTTGATGCCCAGGGCCGAGGCCGTGAAATCGCTGGCGCAAAAAGTAAAAAGTAAAGTGCCTGCAGCATCAGCCTTTAAAGATGGCATTTACCTTTGGTTTTCGCTGCTTAACGTACTGTTTGCTGTTTGCTTTTTCCAGCTTTTTACCATGCAGCCGGTGTTCTACAAAACGCAATGGCATTTCAGCGAGACGTTTATAGGCTGGCTGATGTCATTAAACGGCTTATTGATCATTGTTATTGAAATGGTGCTTGTACATAAAATGGACGGGCGCAGGCACCCGCTGATGTTTATTGCTGCAGGTGTATTAGTTACAGGTATCGGCTTTACGCTAACCAACCTCCTGCCAGCGGGTATAGCTACAGCATACCTCATTGTATTTTTTGTGACAATGGGTGAGATACTTAGCATGCCTTTCATGAATACCTTCTGGCTGTCACGCAGTAATAGCGAGAATACAGGACAATACGCTGGTATTTACAGCATGGCCTGGTCTGCTGCGCAGATATTAGCTCCTACTTTGGGTAGCCAGTTAATTGCTTATAACGGATATGCCTTGCTGTGGTGGGTACTGGGAGGCATTTGTTTGTTTTCGGCAACAGGCTATTTCGTTTTGTATAGTTTAAACTTTAAAATCGAATTAGGGTAA